Proteins encoded together in one Pseudomonadota bacterium window:
- a CDS encoding flagellar biosynthetic protein FliQ, which produces MTADRALSFINELLWNAVIIGGPILGAILLVGLLVSILQVATQIQEITLSFVPKLIVAAAIMIALGPWMVSLITQFAISMYMTIPSIGRPGL; this is translated from the coding sequence ATGACCGCTGATCGGGCGTTGAGTTTCATCAATGAACTGCTGTGGAACGCAGTCATAATCGGCGGTCCGATACTGGGCGCTATTTTGCTTGTCGGACTGCTGGTCAGCATCTTGCAGGTCGCGACGCAAATTCAGGAAATAACCCTTAGCTTCGTGCCCAAGCTGATAGTCGCCGCCGCGATCATGATCGCGCTGGGGCCGTGGATGGTCAGCCTGATCACCCAGTTCGCAATCTCTATGTACATGACCATCCCGTCCATAGGCAGGCCAGGCCTGTGA
- a CDS encoding flagellar biosynthetic protein FliR, producing the protein MIDHFESWVMTVLLLGLRIGPLFIFAPPFTLLRIPVSVRLVLSLAISMWLTGLHPQNSYLAPFAEHGILATAAGELLLGASIALSFQVVFAALYTAGRTIDVQAGFGLATLIEPATRSRTPLIGTLFAYIAGIFFFTMNGPVEMLALWSASLNNIALGSAILTADPGLLMGHIATSFTIAFGLAAVVLLALFLTDMTVAAMAKTLPQMHVMLLGFQIKAMLLLIMLPISITSGATLFLRLIRLALDNAGMVVR; encoded by the coding sequence GTGATCGACCATTTCGAAAGCTGGGTGATGACGGTGTTGTTGCTTGGTCTGCGTATCGGGCCACTCTTCATCTTTGCGCCACCATTCACCCTGTTGCGCATTCCGGTCAGCGTTCGCCTCGTGCTCAGTCTGGCGATCAGCATGTGGTTGACCGGACTGCATCCGCAAAACAGTTATCTCGCACCATTCGCAGAACACGGCATCCTGGCGACAGCTGCGGGTGAGCTTTTGCTCGGCGCATCCATAGCCCTGTCGTTTCAGGTTGTTTTTGCAGCGCTCTACACTGCGGGACGCACCATAGACGTACAGGCAGGTTTCGGCTTGGCGACGCTGATCGAACCGGCGACGCGCTCGCGCACCCCGCTTATAGGAACGCTGTTCGCCTATATTGCCGGGATTTTCTTCTTTACCATGAACGGACCGGTGGAGATGCTCGCCCTCTGGTCGGCATCACTGAACAATATCGCGCTTGGATCGGCCATACTTACAGCCGATCCCGGTCTGTTGATGGGCCATATCGCGACCAGCTTCACCATCGCCTTTGGATTGGCCGCCGTGGTTCTGTTGGCGCTTTTCCTTACCGACATGACGGTTGCAGCAATGGCCAAGACCCTGCCGCAAATGCATGTCATGCTGCTCGGTTTCCAGATCAAGGCAATGCTGCTGCTGATCATGCTGCCGATCAGCATTACCTCCGGTGCGACGCTGTTCCTCAGATTGATCCGGCTGGCGCTGGACAATGCCGGCATGGTGGTACGCTGA
- a CDS encoding EscU/YscU/HrcU family type III secretion system export apparatus switch protein, which produces MEQNEQDKSEEPTPFKLRKAREKGQVARGMDLGFLSVIIAFLGFFMVFGGPYMTALAMNTRHVLSLPVHSHSDPLALVDLLQNMTMRFFWPLLALFAITITIVVFFEIVQLRGFLFSTHPLKPDFTKLNPAKGLKRLFSMKMLKETLKNIVKLVVYATVSGLVVHYGVQQYAHSMRDADRLVDAMQLSALRLLLAFAVCAAFFVVLDQIIARQEYRKQMRMSRREVTRENKDREGDPRLKQKRKSLHADFTQSSGNIADVAGADVVIVNPEHFAVALRYDPEQMEAPQLVARGRNHFALAIKQIAWRNSVTIIENRPLAQGLYKACKPGAMIPEAYYRDVVSIYLRLPHKKRSQESDSQREHSS; this is translated from the coding sequence ATGGAGCAAAATGAGCAGGACAAATCGGAAGAACCAACGCCGTTCAAGCTGCGAAAGGCGCGCGAAAAAGGCCAGGTCGCGCGTGGCATGGACCTTGGCTTTCTTTCGGTCATCATTGCATTTCTAGGCTTTTTCATGGTTTTTGGCGGCCCCTATATGACAGCCCTGGCCATGAACACGCGCCATGTACTGAGCCTGCCGGTGCACAGCCATAGCGACCCGCTGGCGCTGGTCGATCTGCTGCAGAATATGACAATGCGTTTCTTCTGGCCGCTGCTCGCGCTATTCGCCATCACCATCACCATCGTGGTGTTTTTCGAAATCGTGCAGCTTCGCGGCTTTCTGTTTTCCACCCATCCGCTGAAACCCGATTTCACCAAGCTCAACCCGGCTAAGGGTCTGAAGCGACTCTTCTCCATGAAGATGCTCAAGGAAACGCTGAAAAACATCGTCAAACTGGTGGTTTATGCCACTGTATCGGGACTGGTTGTTCATTATGGCGTGCAGCAATATGCCCATAGCATGCGCGATGCCGACCGGCTGGTCGATGCGATGCAGCTATCGGCGTTACGGCTGTTGCTGGCCTTCGCCGTTTGCGCTGCCTTTTTCGTGGTGCTTGACCAGATCATCGCGCGGCAGGAATATCGCAAGCAGATGCGGATGAGCCGGCGCGAGGTTACCCGCGAGAACAAGGATCGCGAAGGTGATCCACGGCTGAAGCAGAAGCGCAAATCGCTCCATGCCGATTTCACCCAGTCCAGCGGCAATATCGCCGATGTCGCCGGCGCCGATGTGGTGATCGTCAACCCGGAGCATTTTGCCGTGGCCCTGCGCTATGATCCGGAGCAGATGGAAGCGCCGCAGCTCGTCGCAAGGGGTCGCAACCATTTTGCTCTGGCGATCAAGCAGATCGCCTGGCGCAACAGCGTCACCATCATCGAGAACAGACCATTGGCGCAGGGTCTGTACAAGGCGTGCAAGCCCGGGGCGATGATTCCCGAGGCCTATTATCGCGATGTTGTCAGCATCTATCTCCGGCTGCCGCACAAGAAGCGATCGCAGGAGAGTGACAGCCAGAGGGAGCACAGCTCGTGA
- a CDS encoding flagellar biosynthesis protein FlhA, translating into MIGKLLGESRDLALVIGTIIILLILFSPIPPFVLDLAIIINFGLGLTILLLTFYVAKPVEFSTFPSLLLVATLFRLALNVAATRLILTGADAGDVIGSIGSYAVQGNFVIGLVVFFILVVVQYVVITSGAQRVSEVAARFTLDSMPGQQMSIDADLNMGLIDQKEAIARRRELEKEANFYGSMDGASKFVKGDAIAGIIILLIDIIAGWIVGVVQMDMSWIDALQHFTLLTIGDGIATQLPALIISIATGIIVTRSAADRELGTEVLTQLSSVPRIPVIVTAALLLLMLLPGMPKWPIVIIIMLLGLVWWRIRRQRQSGEAEDRLDDTSEETDGVDVAAVPLPIEIGLGPALHDQWHGEAAIISSRVGTLRREFTEQFGFGFAEVKLRQDSRLKPQGYAIRLSGVPHGEGEILSDKLLAVRSENVMKDLDGISATDPAFGLPAYWIDEDLRQEADSLGYTLVDPMTVLITHLSETLKSEVDSLLTRNDVVQMLEGVRSRQAGMIEDLIPNIMAVADVQRVMQRLLEENVSIANTDLIAETLVDTGRQTKDIATLTEHVRQRMKNAICHRLRGDHAELAVLSLDPRYEHRIMTNVGNAGSEPPASAVVEPSLAEKLLRKLLPLTEAMGREGRNPVLLCGPELRRHLRALTRRSIPRLAVLSVDEIPMKIALQSFAVVEYDDDSG; encoded by the coding sequence GTGATCGGCAAACTGCTCGGTGAATCGCGTGACCTGGCACTGGTGATCGGCACCATCATCATCCTGCTTATCCTGTTTTCGCCGATCCCTCCTTTCGTTCTTGATCTGGCGATCATCATCAATTTCGGCCTTGGCCTGACGATCCTGCTGCTGACATTCTATGTCGCAAAGCCGGTCGAATTCTCGACCTTTCCCTCGCTGCTGCTGGTCGCAACGCTGTTTCGGCTTGCGCTCAATGTCGCGGCTACCCGGCTTATCCTCACCGGTGCAGATGCCGGCGATGTTATCGGCTCGATCGGCAGCTATGCGGTGCAGGGCAATTTCGTCATCGGCCTCGTCGTATTCTTCATCCTGGTGGTGGTGCAATATGTCGTAATCACCTCCGGTGCCCAGCGCGTATCAGAGGTCGCTGCGCGGTTCACTCTCGATTCCATGCCGGGCCAGCAAATGAGCATCGATGCCGATCTCAACATGGGCCTGATCGACCAGAAGGAAGCGATTGCGCGACGCCGGGAATTGGAGAAAGAGGCGAATTTCTATGGTTCGATGGATGGTGCCAGTAAATTCGTCAAGGGGGATGCCATTGCCGGCATCATCATCCTGCTGATCGATATCATTGCCGGCTGGATTGTCGGTGTGGTGCAGATGGACATGAGCTGGATCGACGCACTGCAGCATTTCACCCTGCTTACCATCGGCGATGGCATTGCAACCCAGCTTCCGGCGCTGATCATCTCGATTGCCACCGGCATCATTGTCACCCGCTCAGCGGCCGATCGCGAGCTTGGCACCGAGGTGCTGACACAACTCAGCTCTGTGCCGCGGATTCCGGTGATCGTCACCGCAGCGTTATTATTGCTGATGCTGTTGCCCGGCATGCCGAAATGGCCGATTGTGATCATCATCATGTTGCTTGGCCTTGTCTGGTGGCGCATACGACGCCAGCGGCAATCGGGCGAAGCCGAGGATAGACTTGATGATACGTCCGAAGAGACTGATGGTGTCGATGTCGCTGCCGTGCCTCTACCAATAGAGATTGGTCTCGGCCCGGCATTGCATGATCAGTGGCATGGCGAGGCGGCGATTATCAGCAGCCGGGTCGGCACATTGAGACGCGAATTTACCGAGCAGTTCGGCTTCGGCTTCGCAGAGGTCAAGCTGAGACAGGATTCGCGCCTGAAACCGCAAGGCTATGCCATTAGGCTGTCCGGCGTACCGCATGGCGAAGGAGAAATATTGAGCGACAAGCTGCTGGCGGTGCGCAGCGAAAACGTCATGAAGGACCTCGATGGCATAAGCGCCACCGATCCGGCGTTCGGATTACCGGCCTATTGGATCGATGAAGATCTCCGACAAGAAGCGGACAGCCTGGGCTATACGCTGGTCGATCCGATGACGGTGCTGATCACGCATCTCAGCGAAACATTGAAGAGCGAGGTCGACAGCCTGCTAACACGCAACGATGTTGTGCAGATGCTCGAAGGCGTGCGCAGTCGCCAAGCCGGCATGATCGAGGATCTGATCCCCAACATCATGGCCGTGGCCGATGTCCAGCGCGTGATGCAAAGGCTGCTGGAAGAGAATGTATCGATCGCCAATACCGACCTCATCGCCGAAACGCTGGTCGATACCGGTCGTCAGACCAAGGATATCGCGACCCTGACCGAGCATGTGCGGCAACGGATGAAAAACGCCATCTGCCACCGGTTGCGTGGCGACCATGCGGAATTGGCAGTGCTCAGCCTCGATCCACGCTATGAACACCGGATCATGACCAATGTCGGCAATGCCGGGAGTGAGCCGCCCGCATCTGCGGTGGTAGAGCCGTCACTTGCAGAGAAGCTTTTGCGCAAGCTGCTGCCGCTGACCGAGGCCATGGGACGCGAAGGCCGTAATCCGGTGTTGCTGTGCGGCCCGGAATTGCGCCGCCATTTGCGCGCGCTGACGCGACGAAGCATCCCCAGGCTGGCGGTGCTTTCGGTCGATGAGATCCCGATGAAGATCGCGCTGCAATCCTTCGCCGTGGTGGAGTATGACGATGACAGCGGATGA
- a CDS encoding tetratricopeptide repeat protein, protein MTDNKAMALQRLEWLKDDPGNMTLRLDTLTLALNNRLLDIADQLIRTTPESDRDNPNLRNLSGLLALKRGDAAAAIAHFESLHDAGIVNDATRFNLAWCHALEGRHEEALALLSDELAEALPQAAALRVQTLHTAGQFETAQEQAKALMTVHPEDRGLMAAISTLALDMADRSLALTSAKKAGEHPDALTTLGLLHLEANRTEEAEREFARALALNDRQARAWIGQGLARLRNGFHEAAAQDLDCGARLFGTHLGSWLAAGWAYFSAGDLQTCRARFTTAMDIDPNFAESHGSLAVLNLVEGDSEAAERQCEVAFRLNRQCFSATLAKSIMLEAAGDTGKAQALVARAMAHPIDAEGRSLGAMLSGLTGGGAGSVIFGANPLH, encoded by the coding sequence ATGACCGACAATAAGGCAATGGCGCTACAGCGACTGGAATGGCTGAAGGACGATCCCGGCAATATGACGCTGCGGCTAGACACATTGACGCTGGCCCTCAACAATCGACTGTTGGATATTGCGGATCAGCTGATCAGAACCACACCGGAAAGTGACAGGGATAACCCCAATCTACGCAATCTCTCCGGGTTGCTGGCGCTGAAGCGCGGCGATGCGGCAGCCGCCATTGCGCATTTCGAGAGCCTGCACGATGCTGGTATCGTCAACGATGCAACACGCTTCAACCTGGCCTGGTGCCACGCACTTGAGGGTCGGCATGAGGAGGCACTCGCGCTGCTGTCGGACGAACTGGCGGAAGCCTTGCCGCAAGCCGCGGCGCTGCGGGTACAGACGCTGCACACTGCCGGGCAGTTCGAGACAGCGCAGGAGCAGGCAAAAGCGCTGATGACGGTGCATCCCGAAGATCGCGGGCTGATGGCTGCAATATCAACGCTTGCGCTCGATATGGCAGACAGGTCACTGGCGCTGACCAGTGCAAAAAAGGCCGGTGAACATCCCGATGCCCTGACGACGCTTGGGCTGCTGCATCTGGAGGCAAACCGGACCGAAGAAGCCGAGCGCGAATTTGCCAGGGCGCTGGCATTAAATGACCGTCAGGCTAGGGCATGGATCGGTCAGGGGCTGGCGCGCTTACGCAACGGCTTTCATGAAGCAGCAGCACAGGATCTCGACTGCGGTGCCAGACTGTTCGGCACCCATCTCGGTTCGTGGCTGGCCGCCGGCTGGGCCTATTTCTCTGCAGGAGACCTTCAGACATGCCGTGCTCGCTTCACCACGGCGATGGATATAGATCCCAATTTTGCCGAAAGCCATGGGTCACTGGCGGTGCTGAACCTTGTAGAAGGCGACAGCGAAGCGGCTGAACGCCAGTGCGAGGTGGCGTTTCGTCTCAATCGCCAATGCTTCTCGGCCACGCTGGCAAAGAGCATCATGCTCGAAGCTGCCGGCGACACCGGAAAAGCACAGGCACTGGTCGCACGGGCCATGGCACATCCGATCGATGCCGAGGGCCGAAGCCTCGGCGCAATGCTGTCGGGGCTGACGGGCGGTGGCGCAGGTAGCGTGATTTTTGGTGCAAATCCGCTGCACTGA
- a CDS encoding sigma-70 family RNA polymerase sigma factor — MTGKGLALVHDPMWTEADLWYRIAVRDEDDARQRLFTLYLPFAKKIAAREYHRRRNDNYDRADLEQWAMEALLQAINRFDPTRRIPFTAYARRRITGHIADGIASMSEVARQSRHYYLAERERLEHLKQGATGEDDDPLAALRRLAVGLALGAMLEGTRIYVDESQPSDLRNGYDQLLWKSTMERLDGAVDDLPPPKPFIIRQHYQNGVSFRQIAKLLKLSAGRISQLHREALSGLRQRLGKI, encoded by the coding sequence GTGACGGGAAAAGGCCTCGCGCTTGTCCATGATCCGATGTGGACGGAGGCCGATCTCTGGTATCGCATTGCGGTGCGGGATGAGGATGACGCGCGGCAGCGCCTGTTCACACTCTATCTGCCTTTTGCCAAGAAGATTGCCGCGCGAGAATATCACCGTCGGCGCAATGACAATTATGACAGGGCCGATCTGGAGCAATGGGCAATGGAAGCTTTGCTGCAGGCGATCAACCGGTTTGACCCGACGCGCCGGATACCCTTCACCGCTTATGCCCGGCGGCGCATTACCGGCCATATTGCCGATGGTATTGCCAGTATGAGCGAAGTGGCGCGCCAGTCGCGACACTATTATCTGGCAGAAAGGGAAAGGCTGGAGCATCTCAAACAGGGGGCAACCGGTGAGGATGATGATCCGCTTGCCGCGCTGCGGCGTCTGGCGGTCGGTCTGGCGCTCGGCGCGATGCTGGAGGGCACACGCATCTATGTTGATGAAAGCCAGCCCAGCGATCTGCGCAATGGCTATGACCAGCTGCTGTGGAAGTCGACGATGGAGCGGCTGGATGGCGCGGTTGATGATCTGCCGCCGCCCAAGCCTTTCATCATCCGCCAGCACTATCAGAACGGCGTCAGTTTCCGCCAGATCGCAAAGCTGTTGAAGCTCAGCGCAGGACGCATATCGCAGCTGCATCGCGAAGCGCTGTCGGGCCTGCGCCAAAGGCTAGGGAAAATATGA
- the fliP gene encoding flagellar type III secretion system pore protein FliP (The bacterial flagellar biogenesis protein FliP forms a type III secretion system (T3SS)-type pore required for flagellar assembly.), with protein sequence MSPDSLMLLADAAMLVASNGASGGLGPSVAGITAAAGNSPDTVRVALILTLMAIIPALFISMTSFVRIVIVLAMVRHAFGMPETPPNQVLISLALFLSLFSMGPTLTALNDEAVQPFLDDKKELSVAIEDGTAPLRSFMLRQVRDQDIETIYAISREPVPATADDVDMLKLIPAFLLNELRVAFMIGFVIFLPFLLIDLVVSSVLLSLGMMMVPPATISLPIKILMFVLIDGWSLVLQGVLGSFQ encoded by the coding sequence ATGTCGCCGGATAGTCTGATGCTGCTTGCCGACGCAGCGATGTTGGTCGCGTCCAATGGTGCATCCGGAGGACTGGGGCCATCGGTAGCGGGCATTACCGCGGCTGCAGGAAACAGCCCCGACACTGTCCGGGTAGCCCTGATACTCACTCTGATGGCAATTATTCCGGCGCTGTTCATCAGCATGACCAGTTTCGTCCGCATCGTCATCGTACTGGCGATGGTGCGCCATGCCTTTGGCATGCCGGAAACGCCACCGAACCAGGTGCTGATCAGCCTTGCACTGTTTCTTTCGCTATTTTCCATGGGTCCGACGCTGACGGCGCTCAATGACGAGGCGGTACAACCCTTTCTGGATGACAAGAAAGAGCTGTCGGTGGCGATTGAAGATGGCACCGCGCCGCTGCGCAGCTTCATGCTGCGGCAAGTGCGCGACCAGGACATCGAGACGATATACGCCATTTCGCGAGAACCTGTTCCGGCCACCGCCGACGATGTCGACATGCTCAAGCTGATACCGGCATTCCTGCTCAACGAACTGCGTGTCGCGTTCATGATCGGCTTTGTCATCTTCCTGCCGTTCTTGCTGATCGACCTTGTGGTTTCCAGTGTCTTGCTCTCGCTCGGCATGATGATGGTGCCACCCGCGACAATTTCCCTGCCGATCAAGATATTGATGTTCGTCCTCATCGATGGCTGGTCGCTGGTGCTGCAGGGTGTACTCGGTAGCTTTCAATGA